The nucleotide sequence GGTGGCGGTGGCGGGGATGCCTTTGTGTTCGACACCGCGCTCTCGGCGGCGAGCAATATCGACACCCTCACCGATTTTGCCCCGGGCAGCGACACCCTTCGCCTCGATGCCAGCGTGTTTGCTGCGTTCAGCGCGGGTGTGCCAGTGAGTGGCGCGCAGCTGCTGGCGGCAGCGGGCGCGACCAGTGCCCAGGATGCGGATGACCGGCTCATCTACAACACCACGAGCGGCGCGTTGTACTACGACGCCGACGGCACCGGCGCGGGCGCGGCGGTGCAGTTCGCGCAGCTTGGCACGAGTACGCATCCGGTGCTGTCGGCGAGCGATTTCGTGGTCATTGCCTGATCGCGGAGATTGGTCGTTGCGGGCCGGATTGGCAGCGAGCCGCTGCTTGCGGGCGGGTGCGTCCCCGCAAACTGTTCCATGGAACCTTGATCTGACCCGGTTGCAAGCGCTGCCCGACTGCGCATAGCGTGCGGTATTCGTCAATGAATGAAGGAGATCGAGTCATGGCCAAGAAGAAAAAGCTGCTGAAGCTGGTTCGCGACAGCATCGAAAAGGGAGCGACCACCGCGGAGGATGTGCACAAATCGATCGCCGCGATGCCATTGAAATGGCTCAAGGACATTGACGTGTTGCGTGGCCCGGTCGGCAAGGCGGGCAAGATTCAGGATCAGACCATAGGATCGATCTACGATCTGATTCGTCGTATCAACGAGCAGGTCGGCAAGCTCGCTGTGGAGCTTCTTGCCGATGCGACAGCCGCTGTCGAACCGGCGTCCGGCAACAGGAAGCGACCGGCTGCAGCGAAAGCGACGAAGCGCGCCGCCGCGCGGAAGCGCACGGTTGCCGCCACGGCAAGGAAGCCAGCCGCGAGCAAGGCAAAACGCAGCGCGGCGGTGGCAAGCAAGCGTCCGTCACGCAAGAAAACGCCGGCGTGATTTGCCGGCACCTTTCGCACATGGGTCGATTCTATGGCAGGTGCGCAAACGCGCCCTGATGTTGCTGATGCAGCGTGTCGAGGTATTCCCACACTTCCGCGATACGCTCCCCCTCGAGACGGAAGCGAAAGAAATAGCGATTGTCGTAGGGCGCGCCATTGGCGAGCCTTGCGATGAACGTGAGCTGCACCGCCACGTCTTCCTGGTCACCGGTCATCGATTCGATACGGATGTCCAGGCTGCCCGCCTGATAGATGGCGACGCCCGAACTCAGCACTTCCATGACCCCGGCGAGTCCGCATTTGGGATTTGGCTTGATCATCGGATTGCTGAACGGCACGTGCCAGCGCGCGTCGGCGGTGAAGCAATCCTCGAGACGCAGATCCGTGCGTCGTCCTGAAATGATGTCGAAATAGCGGGTGACGATCCGCTTGTTGGCGGTGACGGTGTCCATGGTTTCTCGCTTCGATAGTCCGGTTTTTCATGATAGTCGATGCGTTGCTGGATGGCTGCTGCGCCAGCGCCCCAGGTGGTAGGATGCGGCACCTGTCCTGTTCCGGATCGTCCATGCGCAACCAGGTGCCCGAAACCGATGTGATGCCTGGCCCATGGCGACAGACGCTGCTGCGTCGCCTGCGTGCGATCGTTGGCGAAGACTCGGTGCTCGCGCATGCCGAGCAGCTTGCCCCCTATGAATGCGATGGCTTGTCGGCCCATCGCCAGTCGCCGCTGGTGGTGGTGTTGCCCGACACCATCGAGCAGCTGCAGTCGATACTGCGCCTGTGTCATGAATTGCAGGTGCCGGTGGTGGCACGCGGTGCCGGCACCGGTCTGTCCGGCGGCGCCTTGCCGCTCGCGAACGGAGTATTGCTCGGCCTTGCAAAGTTCAACCGCATTCTCGATATCGATGCGCACAATCGCAGCGCCCGGGTACAGCCCGGCGTGCGCAACCTCGCCATATCACAGGCGGTCGAGCACCTGGGGCTCTACTACGCGCCCGATCCGTCCTCGCAGATTGCCTGCACCATCGGTGGCAATGTGGCCGAGAACGCCGGTGGTGTGCATTGCCTGAAATACGGCCTGACCGTGCACAATATCCTCGCGCTCGAGGTGATCACGATCGAGGGCGAGCGACTGACGATCGGCGGCAACAGTCTCGACACGCCGGGCTACGAACTGCTTGCGCTGATGACGGGCTCGGAAGGCATGCTCGGTGTGATCGTGGAAGTCACGGTGAGGTTGCTGCCAAAGCCGCACAGCGTGCGCCTGTTGCTGGCCGCCTTCGATGATGTGGAGCGCGCCGGCGATGCGGTTACTTCAATCATCGCCGCGGGTATCGTGCCGGGCGGGCTGGAGATGATGGATAACCCGGCGATTCGTGCCGCGGAGGGATTCGTCAACGTGGGCTACCCGGTGGACGCGGCGGCGATGCTGCTGTGCGAACTCGATGGGAGTGCCGAGGAGGTGGAGGTCCAGGCGCGCCAAGTCGGCGAACTGCTGGTTGCGGCCGGCTCCGGCGATATCCGCGTCGCCCGCGACGAGCGCGAGCGGCTTGCGTTCTGGTCGGGGCGCAAGGCGGCATTTCCGGCGGTCGGGCGCATCGCCGCCGATTATTACTGCATGGATGGCACCATTCCGCGGGCCCGGCTCGGCGAGGTGCTGCGGCGCATCGGCGAGCTTTCGCGGCAGCATGATTTGCCGGTTGCCAATGTATTCCATGCCGGTGACGGCAACCTGCATCCGCTGATTCTCTATGACGCCGGCAGGGAAGGACAGCTGGCGCGGGCCGAGGCATTCGGGGCGCGGATTCTCGAACTCTGTGTCGAGGTGGGCGGAACCATCACCGGTGAACACGGTGTCGGGGTCGAGAAAATCGACCAGATGTGCGTGCAGTTTCGCAGCGCCGAACTCGCGCAGTTTCACGCGCTGAAGCAGGCCTTCGATCCGCCGCGCCTGCTCAATCCGGGCAAGGCGGTGCCCACGCTCGCGCGCTGCGCGGAACTCGGCGGGATGCATGTGCACGGGGGGCGGCTGCCATTCCCGGAGCTGGAGCGCTTCTGATGGCGGACCGCGACTGCAGCGAGTCGCTGCGCGAGCAGGTGGCCGATGCGCTGGAGCGACAGGCGGCGCTGCGCATCCACGCTGCCGATACCCGGGCGTTTTACGGGCGGGCGCTCCGTGGTGAGGCGCTCGATGTCAGTGGGCATCGTGGCATTGTCGATTACCAGCCGAGCGAGCTGGTGGTGACGGTGCGCGCGGGAACCCCGCTCGATGAACTCGAAGCCGAACTCGGGCGCCACGGCCAGATGCTGGCCTTCGAACCGCCGCGCTTTGGCGCCTCGACCATTGGCGGTGCCATCGCCACGGCGATGTCCGGTCCAAGACGTCCCTATGCGGGGGCAGCGCGCGATTTCGTGCTCGGTGTGCGCTGCCTGAACGGGCGCGCCGAGTTGCTCTCCTTCGGCGGGCGGGTGATGAAAAATGTCGCGGGATACGATGTGTCGCGGCTGATGACCGGGGCATTCGGGACGCTCGGCGTGTTGCTCGATATCTCGCTGAAGGTGCTGCCTCTTGCCCGGCAGGAACTCACGCTCGAGCGCCAGTGCGAGCCGGGGGAGGCGATCCGGTTGCTGAACGCCTGGGCCGGAATGCCCCTGCCGCTGTCCGCGAGCGCTCATGACGGCGAGGTGCTGCGGGTGCGCCTGAGCGGCGCGGACTCCGCAGTGCGTGCCGCGAGCGCGAGTCTCGGTGCGGATGACTGTCGCGAACAGCCGGGGTACTGGCAACGGCTGCGCGATCAGCGACTGCCGTTCTTTGGCGGGAACGGGCGTCTCTGGCGGCTCTCGGTTCCACCCGCCTGCGCGCCGTTGCCACTCGCTGGCAAGCAGTACATCGAATGGGGCGGGGCGTTGCGCTGGTTGTTCAGCGATGAAGACGCCGCGACGGTGCGTGATGCCGTCGGCGCGCTCGGCGGGCATGCGACGCTGTATCGCGGTGCCCGAGATGACGAGCCGGTATTTCACCCGTTGGCGCCGGCGATGATGCAGTTGCAGCGCCGGATCAAGCAGGCATTCGACCCGGCCGGCATTCTCGATCCCGGTCGCATGTACCTGGAAATCTGAAACGCATGGAAACGCATCTGGCCGATTTCGTTCGCGGCACCGCGGCCGGCGACAGCGCCGAGGCGATCATCCGCAAGTGCGTGCATTGCGGCTTCTGCAACGCGACCTGCCCCACGTACCAGCTGCTGGGCGACGAGCTCGACGGGCCACGCGGGCGTATCTACCAGATCAAGCAGATGCTGGAGGGTAGCGAAGCCACGGTGCGCACCCTGCGCCATCTCGATCGCTGTCTCACTTGCCGCGCCTGCGAGACCACCTGCCCATCGGGGGTCGAATACGCAAAGCTGCTCGATATCGGGCGCGAGGTGGCGGTGGCGCGGATCGGGCGTTCACCGCTGCAGCGCATGACTCGCTGGTCGCTGCGCGCGGTGATGACTCGTACCATGGTGTTCGCGGCACTGCTTGGTCTGGGACGCGCGGTGCGCGCGCTGTTGCCGGCAGCTCTGCGGGCGCTGGTGCCGTCGCGCGTCGCTGCCGGTGAATGGCCTGCACCGCGCCATGCGCGGCGCATGCTGGTGCTCGATGGTTGCGTGCAGCCGGCGCTGGCACCGCGCATCAACGCGGCAGCGGCGCGGGTGCTCGACCGTCTCGGTATCAGCCTGGTTCGGGTGGCGCAGGCGGGATGTTGCGGCGCGCTCGGTCATCACCTCGACGCCCCGGCGGAGGCGCTCGGTTTTGTGCGTCGCGCGATCGATGCCTGGTGGCCGCATGTCGAGCAGGGCGCCGAAGCGATCGTGATGACCGCAAGCGGTTGTGGGGTGATGGTGAAGGACTATGGATACCTGTTGCGTGACGATCCCGTTTACGCGGGCAGGGCCGCGCGTATTTCCGCAATGACCCGCGATGTCGCGGAGGTACTGATGGCCGAACGTGGCGGGCTGGCAGGCGCGAATCGCGGTGCCGGCGTGCGGGTGGCCTTCCACTCGCCGTGTACCCTGCAACACGGCCAGGGGCTGGTTGGCGTGGTGGAGTCGATCCTGGGAGATGCCGGTTTCGAGCTGACACGGGTTGCGGATGCGCATCTGTGCTGCGGCTCGGCCGGTACCTATTCGATACTGCAGCCAGCGCTGTCGGGGCAACTGCGCGAGCGCAAGCTCGCGGCGTTGCAGGCCGATGCGCCTGCCCTGATCGCGAGCGCCAATATCGGCTGCCTGATGCATTTGCAGTCGGCATCCACTACTCCCGTGAGGCACTGGATCGAAGTGCTCGACGAGGCGCTGGAGTCCTGATCGTTCAGGGTGATCGAAGCCTCGTTCCGGGTTTCCGAGTTCCCAGCGCCAGGTTCGCCCGAGTGCTTCCGAGGAGTACTGCCTATATTTCGACGGGCATATTGAAAAGCCCCGGACCCAAGCGTATACAGGTTCCTTTCCCTTGTTTTCCAGACAATAGTTGGCTGGGAGCCATACATTGGCAGTCAGAGCCGAAGCTCCCCCAACACAACAAGACGGGAGGCGGTCGTGGCTGCAATATTCGTGAATGATGTCGTTGTCGGCGAAGGCGATGGTTTTGTCGACATCGTGGTCGAACTCACTGAATCCTCGTTACAAAATGTTTCCGTCAACTATTCCACCTCCAACAGCACCGCGGTGGTATCCAACGGTGCCGACGCTACCGCTGTTTCGGGCAGCTTGAGCTTTCTTGCAGGCGAGACACTCAAAACCGTCCGGGTATTGCTCACGGACGATGGCACGGCGGAGCGATTCGAGCATTTTCGGTTCAACCTGTCGGCTCCCGTCAATGCCACGCTGGCGGATGCCTCGGCAATGGTATCCATCGTTGACAACGACACGAGTGCGGTGCTGCCGGGGCTGTTCGTGCGCGATGTGGTGGTCGACGAGAAGGCCGGCACCGCGAGCTTCGTGGTGCTGCTGGGTGGGCCGGAGGGGCAGGCAAGCACCAATGTGATCACCGTCGATTACGTGACGGCCAACGACGGTGCGGTGGCGGGCAGCGATTACACGGCAGCGAGCGGCACGCTGACATTTGCACCGGGCGAGACGGTCAAGACGGTGGTGGTCGATATCACGGACGATGTGACGGCGGAGGGTATCGAGCGCTTTGCGCTGAACCTGGACAATGCCGGCAATGCGACGATCGTCGACGGGCAGGGGATCGCGGTGATCGCGGCCAACGATGCGGCGGCGGTGGCGGTGCCGCGCTTGTCGGTAGCTGACATGGTGGTCGGCGAGGTGATGGGTATCTCGACGTGGTGGTGAGCCTGAGTGCGCCGGGCACCCAGGTGGTGACGGTGAATTACACCACCTACAACAGCACCGCGGTGATATCGAACAGCGCCGATGCCACGGCGGTCTCGGGATCGCTGAGTTTCGCGGTGGGTGAGACGACCAAGACGGTGCGCATGGCGATCACCGATGACAGTACGGCGGAGCGATTCGAGCACTTCGTCTTTACGCTGTCGGGTGCGAGCAATGCGACGCTGGCGGATGCCTCGGCGATGGTATCCATTGTTGACGACGACACGAGTGCGGTGCTGCCGGGGCTGTTCGTGCGCGATGTGGTGGTCGACGAGAAGGCCGGCACCGCGAGCTTCGTGGTGCTGCTGGGTGGGCCGGAGGGGCAGGCAAGCACCAATGTGATCACCGTCGATTACGCGACGGCCAACGACGGTGCGGTGGCGGGCAGCGATTACACGGCAGCGAGCGGCACGCTGACATTTGCACCGGGCGAGACGGTCAAGACGGTGGTGGTCGATATCACGGACGATGTGACGGCGGAGGGTATCGAGCGCTTTGCGCTGAACCTGGACAATGCCGGCAATGCGACGATCGTCGACGGGCAGGGGATCGCGGTGATCGCGGCCAACGATGCGGCGGCGGTGGCGGTGCCGCGCTTGTCGGTAGCTGACATGGTGGTCGGCGAGAGTGATGGGTATCTCGACGTGGTGGTGAGCCTGAGTGCGCCGGGCACCCAGGTGGTGACGGTGAATTACACCACCTACAACAGCACCGCGGTGATATCGAACAGCGCCGATGCCACGGCGGTCTCGGGATCGCTGAGTTTCGCGGTGGGTGAGACGACCAAGACGGTGCGCATGGCGATCACCGATGACAGTACGGCGGAGCGATTCGAGCACTTCGTCTTTACGCTGTCGGGTGCGAGCAATGCGACGCTGGCGGATGCCTCGGCGATGGTATCCATTGTTGACGACGACACGAGTGCGGTGCTGCCGGGGCTGTTCGTGCGCGATGTGGTGGTCGACGAGAAGGCCGGCACCGCGAGCTTCGTGGTGCTGCTGGGTGGGCCGGAGGGGCAGGCAAGCACCAATGTGATCACCGTCGATTACGCGACGGCCAACGACGGTGCGGTGGCGGGCAGCGATTACACGGCAGCGAGCGGCACGCTGACATTTGCACCGGGCGAGACGGTCAAGACGGTGGTGGTCGATATCACGGACGATGTGACGGCGGAGGGTATCGAGCGCTTTGCGCTGAACCTGGACAATGCCGGCAATGCGACGATCGTCGACGGGCAGGGGATCGCGGTGATCGCGGCCAACGATGCGGCGGCGGTGGCGGTGCCGCGCTTGTCGGTAGCTGACATGGTGGTCGGCGAGAGTGATGGGTATCTCGACGTGGTGGTGAGCCTGAGTGCGCCGGGCACCCAGGTGGTGACGGTGAATTACACCACCTACAACAGCACCGCGGTGATATCGAACAGCGCCGATGCCACGGCGGTCTCGGGATCGCTGAGTTTCGCGGTGGGTGAGACGACCAAGACGGTGCGCATGGCGATCACCGATGACAGTACGGCGGAGCGATTCGAGCACTTCGTCTTTACGCTGTCGGGTGCGAGCAATGCGACGCTGGCGGATGCCTCGGCGATGGTATCCATTGTCGATGACGATACACCGGTCCTGCTTCCTGACGTGTACATACGCGATGCGGTGGTCGATGAGCAGGCCGGAACCGCCAGCTTCGTGGTGACGCTCGGCACCACGGAAGGTGAGGCCAGCATCGATATCGTGACGGTGGATTTTGCCACCGCGGATGGCAGCGCGACGGCGGGCAGCGATTATGCGGCGAACACCGGCACCTTGATATTCGCACCCGGAGAAACCACCAAGACCATCGTCGTCGATATCAACGATGATGGCGCGACCGAAGGAGGCGAGCGCCTCAACCTGGTATTGTCGAATCCCGACAATGCGGTTCTGATCGACCCCAATGCGGTCGCGGTGATCGGCAGCAGTGATGCGGCGACAGTCGCGGTGCCGTTGCTGTCGGTTGCCAATTTTCAGGTCAGCGAAGCTGACGGTTTCATGGATGTCGTGGTGAGCCTGAGCGCGCCGGGGACCCAGGCGGTGACGGTGAATTACACCACCTACAACGGCACCGCGGTGATATCGAACAGCGCGGATGCCACGGCGGTTTCGGGCTCACTCAGTTTCGCGAGCGGCGAGACCACCAGGACGGTACGTATCGCGATCTCCGACGACAACGTGCAGGAGAGCCTGGAGAGCTTCACCTTCACCCTCGGTTCGCCGACCAACGCAAGCCTTGGCAACAGTACGGCGACCATATCCATAGTCGATGACGATACACCCGGTGTCGAGGTGTTCAGCTACGGGATCAGCGATGACGTCTACACGATCGATGCCACCAGTGACGTGATTGTCGAAAACCCGGGTGGTGGTGTCGACCTGGTGAGGTCCTCGATCACGTATACCCTTGGCAGCGAACTCGAAAACCTGACGCTGACCGGCTTGCTCGCGATCAACGGTACGGGAAATGCGCTGGACAATGAGATTGTCGGCAACGAGGCAGCGAACCGCTTGCAGGGCCTGGCCGGGAACGACTGGCTCGATGGTGGGGAGGGCGCCGATACCCTGGAAGGCGGTACCGGCGATGATACCTTCGTGGTCGACAACGCCGGCGATGTGGTCAGCGAGCTGATTGACTCGGGCATTGATCTGGTGCGCTCCAGCCGCAGTTACAACCTGGGCGATAACGTCGAGAATCTGCTGCTCACCGGCAGCGCGAATATCAGCGGCACCGGCAATTCTCTCGCCAACTTGATCACCGGCAACAGCGGCGCCAACACGCTCAATGGCGGCAACGGGGACGATACGCTGGACGGTGGCGCCGGCGCCGACCAGCTGGTTGGCGGGCGCGGATCCGATGTTTACCTCGTGACGGCCGGTGATGTCGTGGTCGAACTCGAGTTGCAGGGCATCGATACGGTGCGCAGCAGCGTGTCATGGACGCTGGATGCCAACGTCGAGGTGCTCGAGCTGATCGGAGATGCGGCCTCGAGCGCTACCGGCAATGATGGTGCCAACACGCTGGTCGGCAACAGTGCCGGCAATCTTCTCACCGGTGGCAAGGGCTATGACACGCTGGACGGCGGCCTTGGCGTCGATACGCTGGTTGGAGGCCTGGGCTACGACAGCTACGTGGTCACCGCGGGCGATGTGGTCGTGGAACTCGCCAACCAGGGCTACGACAAGATCTACAGCGAAATCAGCTGGTCGCTCGAGGCCAATATCGAGAAGCTGTTTCTGACGGGCTCCGCCAACGTGAATGGTACCGGCAACGAACTGAACAACCAGCTTTTTGGCAACAGTGGCAACAACAGTCTGGCGGGTGGTGCCGGCAATGATACGTTGACCGGCGGCCTCGGCATCGACACCTTGTCTGGTGGGCTTGGCAACGATACCTATTTCGTGGACGTCGGCGATGTGCTGCTCGAGAGCGCGGGCGCAGGTGTCGATGTGGTGAAGAGCGCGGCCGACTGGACGCTCGGCGTCGAGTTCGAGAATCTCCGCCTGATCGGCACCGCCTCGGTGCAGGCGACCGGCAATGCAGTCGCCAATACCATCAACGGCAACGTGGGTGACAACCTGATCGCGGGCGCCGGTGGCAATGACCTGCTGCGCGGTGCCGCCGGCAACGACACGATGGACGGGGGCGATGGCAATGACACCGTGTATGGAGGGGCAGGCGATGACAGCATGCTCGGTGGCGAAGGCGACGACAGTATCGGCGGCGGCAATGGCGCTGACGCGCTGCAGGGCGGCGCCGGCAACGACACGCTGGTCGGTGGCGACGGCTTTGATTTTCTGGGCGGTGGTGCGGGGATCGACGTGCTCAAGGGCGGGCGTGGCGCTGACACGCTGGCCGGCAATGATGGCGCGGATGTTTTTGTTTTCGATACCGCGCTCTCGGTCAATAACATCGACACGATCACCGATTTCGTATCGGGTCAGGATCTGCTGCGGCTCGATGATGATGTATTCACTGCGTTGAGCGCGGGCGTGGCGCTCGGTGCCGCGCAGTTGCTGGTCGCGGCCGGCGCGACCAGCGCCCACGATGCCGACGACCGGATCATCTATAACACCGCCAGCGGCGCGTTGTACTACGACGCAGACGGAGCGGGGGGGACAGCGGCCGTGCAGTTTGCGCAGTTGGGCACGGGAACGCACCCGGGCTTGACTGCGGAGGATTTCCTTGTCGTTGCCTGAAGCTCGGGTCGCCCGATCGCTCGACAGCCGCGCGTCGGCGGACTGTGCGCTCGGGTCATAGCGTCTCGCGACAGAGCTCCATCCAGCGTGCGATGCCGGCGCTGCGGTATTTCCTTTGGTGCAGGATGAAATAGAAGCGACGGCTGAAATCACGCCCCGGGACCGACAGCGGCACCAGGCTGCCGCGCCGGAAGGCCTCGACGAGAGTTGCCCGTGACAGGCAGCCGATGCCGATACCGCTCTCGACCGCGCGTTTGATGGCTTCCGTGTGCTGCAATTCGAACAGCACGTTCAGGCGCGGCAGCAACCCGTGCATCGCGCGGTCGAAAGTCTGGCGCGTACCCGAGCCCGGTTCGCGCAGGATCCACCGTGCCCCCAGCAATTGACGTTCGCCCAGCCGGGGTTTTTTTGCCAGCGGGTGGTCGGGCGCGCAGAACACCACCAGTTCATCGTCGCGCCAGGGAATGACTTCGAGTTCGGGATGGCGGATCTCGCCCTCGATCAGCCCGATATCGAGCTCGAAGCGTGCCACCTTGGCGACGATACTGGCGGTGTTGGCCACATCCAGGGTGATCTGTGTATTCGGGTGAGCTGCCATGTAGCGCGTCATGACCGGCACGGCAAGGTAGTTGCCGATGCTGAGCGTGGCGCCCACGCGGAGCGAACCCGCCTCGCCCCGGTGTCCAAAGGATTGCTCCAGTTCGCGGGCTCGAACCAGCAGCTCCTCGGCTGCCGGCAGCAGCCTGCGACCCGATTCATTCAGTTGCAGGCGCTTGCCGATGCGGTCGAACAGTTGCAGCTCGAACTGGCGTTCGAGCTCCGCAAGGGCGCCGCTGGCGGCCGATTGCGACAGCGACAGGCTGGCGGCGGCGCGCCCCAGGTTTTCCTGGCGCGCGGTCGCGACAAATATCTCGAGCTGGCGCAGGGTGTATCTCATTATCTGTAAATCAGAATAAATATATCTGAATAAACCATTTTACCGATATCAACACAAGACCTTAAAGTGCCTCCCCGGTGATGGCCCGCGCAGTGTGGGTCCGCTGCGAGGAGTTCCAGATGAGTAATCTGAATGTCGAAACGGTTACCGGTGTGCGGCACTGGAACGATACGCTGTTCAGCTTCAGGACCACCCGCGACAGCGGCTTCCGCTTCCGCAACGGTCACTTCAC is from Gammaproteobacteria bacterium and encodes:
- a CDS encoding nuclear transport factor 2 family protein; its protein translation is MDTVTANKRIVTRYFDIISGRRTDLRLEDCFTADARWHVPFSNPMIKPNPKCGLAGVMEVLSSGVAIYQAGSLDIRIESMTGDQEDVAVQLTFIARLANGAPYDNRYFFRFRLEGERIAEVWEYLDTLHQQHQGAFAHLP
- a CDS encoding FAD-binding protein; this translates as MPGPWRQTLLRRLRAIVGEDSVLAHAEQLAPYECDGLSAHRQSPLVVVLPDTIEQLQSILRLCHELQVPVVARGAGTGLSGGALPLANGVLLGLAKFNRILDIDAHNRSARVQPGVRNLAISQAVEHLGLYYAPDPSSQIACTIGGNVAENAGGVHCLKYGLTVHNILALEVITIEGERLTIGGNSLDTPGYELLALMTGSEGMLGVIVEVTVRLLPKPHSVRLLLAAFDDVERAGDAVTSIIAAGIVPGGLEMMDNPAIRAAEGFVNVGYPVDAAAMLLCELDGSAEEVEVQARQVGELLVAAGSGDIRVARDERERLAFWSGRKAAFPAVGRIAADYYCMDGTIPRARLGEVLRRIGELSRQHDLPVANVFHAGDGNLHPLILYDAGREGQLARAEAFGARILELCVEVGGTITGEHGVGVEKIDQMCVQFRSAELAQFHALKQAFDPPRLLNPGKAVPTLARCAELGGMHVHGGRLPFPELERF
- the glcE gene encoding glycolate oxidase subunit GlcE, whose translation is MADRDCSESLREQVADALERQAALRIHAADTRAFYGRALRGEALDVSGHRGIVDYQPSELVVTVRAGTPLDELEAELGRHGQMLAFEPPRFGASTIGGAIATAMSGPRRPYAGAARDFVLGVRCLNGRAELLSFGGRVMKNVAGYDVSRLMTGAFGTLGVLLDISLKVLPLARQELTLERQCEPGEAIRLLNAWAGMPLPLSASAHDGEVLRVRLSGADSAVRAASASLGADDCREQPGYWQRLRDQRLPFFGGNGRLWRLSVPPACAPLPLAGKQYIEWGGALRWLFSDEDAATVRDAVGALGGHATLYRGARDDEPVFHPLAPAMMQLQRRIKQAFDPAGILDPGRMYLEI
- the glcF gene encoding glycolate oxidase subunit GlcF — encoded protein: METHLADFVRGTAAGDSAEAIIRKCVHCGFCNATCPTYQLLGDELDGPRGRIYQIKQMLEGSEATVRTLRHLDRCLTCRACETTCPSGVEYAKLLDIGREVAVARIGRSPLQRMTRWSLRAVMTRTMVFAALLGLGRAVRALLPAALRALVPSRVAAGEWPAPRHARRMLVLDGCVQPALAPRINAAAARVLDRLGISLVRVAQAGCCGALGHHLDAPAEALGFVRRAIDAWWPHVEQGAEAIVMTASGCGVMVKDYGYLLRDDPVYAGRAARISAMTRDVAEVLMAERGGLAGANRGAGVRVAFHSPCTLQHGQGLVGVVESILGDAGFELTRVADAHLCCGSAGTYSILQPALSGQLRERKLAALQADAPALIASANIGCLMHLQSASTTPVRHWIEVLDEALES
- a CDS encoding M10 family metallopeptidase C-terminal domain-containing protein, which translates into the protein MQGGAGNDTLVGGDGFDFLGGGAGIDVLKGGRGADTLAGNDGADVFVFDTALSVNNIDTITDFVSGQDLLRLDDDVFTALSAGVALGAAQLLVAAGATSAHDADDRIIYNTASGALYYDADGAGGTAAVQFAQLGTGTHPGLTAEDFLVVA
- a CDS encoding LysR family transcriptional regulator → MRYTLRQLEIFVATARQENLGRAAASLSLSQSAASGALAELERQFELQLFDRIGKRLQLNESGRRLLPAAEELLVRARELEQSFGHRGEAGSLRVGATLSIGNYLAVPVMTRYMAAHPNTQITLDVANTASIVAKVARFELDIGLIEGEIRHPELEVIPWRDDELVVFCAPDHPLAKKPRLGERQLLGARWILREPGSGTRQTFDRAMHGLLPRLNVLFELQHTEAIKRAVESGIGIGCLSRATLVEAFRRGSLVPLSVPGRDFSRRFYFILHQRKYRSAGIARWMELCRETL